The nucleotide window GGACGACGCAGGCGACGGAAGCACCGCAACGAGGGAGCGATAGCGAGCGAGTGAGGAGCGCACCGAGCGTGCGTCGTCCTCGCGGCTGGGGCTTCGGCGGTCTCAGTCATCAAGTCGGTTCCGTAGTATCGAGCGGCTGGGGCTTCGGCAGCACCCTCACCTGTATTCGACACTACCAGAACACGAAAGAACTCGACGTACCGTCCGCGAACCGCGCCACTACTCCTCGTCTAAGGATAGCGCGGCCAGAAGCGACTCCAACTGGACCTGCTCGTTCGCGCCCTCGGCGATCCGGTAGTCGGCCTCGCCGATGCGCTCCATCAGCCGCACCGCCTCGCGCTCGCTCAATTCGAACTCCCAGACGGAGCGGTGGAGCTGGTCGATCACGTCGCCGCCGGCCATCCCCGTCTCCGTGAGCAGCGTGTCGAGGGTCGACCGCGCCCGCGCGAAGTCGCCGTTCAGCGCGTCGGTCACCATCGATTCGATCTCCTCCGGACGCGCCGTCGCCGTGATCGCGTACACCGCCTCCTCGTCGACGATGTCGCCGGTCGTCGCCGCGGCCTGAAGGGAGTTGATCGCGCGGCGCATGTCGCCGTCGGCCGCGTACACGAGGGCGTCGACGCCCGCGTCGGTCACCTCGATCTCCTCCGCCGCCGCGATCTCGCGGACCATCCCGCCGACCGCCTCGTCCGAGAGCGGCGAGAACCGGAAGACGGCACAGCGGGACTGGATCGGGTCGATGATCTTCGACGAGTAGTTACACGAGAGGATGAACCGCGTGTTGTCGGAGAACTGCTCCATCGTCCGGCGGAGCGCTGACTGTGCGTCATCAGTGAGGCTGTCGGCCTCGTCGAGGAACACGATCCGGAAGTCGCCGCCGAACGACGAGCGCGCGAACCCCTTGATCCGGTCGCGGACCACGTCGATTCCGCGTTGGTCAGAGGCGTTGAGTTCGAGGAAGTTCCCGCGCCAGTTGTCCTCGCCGTAGATTTCGCGGGCGATGGCGGTGGCTGCGGTGGTTTTTCCGATGCCTGCTGGGCCTGAAAATAATAGGTGGGGGACGTCGTCCTGCGCGATGTAGCTCTGGAGTCGCTCGACGATCTCCTCCTGTCCGTGGATGTCGTCGAGCGTCTGCGGCCGGTACTTCTCGATCCAGATCTCCCGGCCGGTGGCGGTCGCGGCCGTCTGCTCGTCGCCCTCGCTCATTGCCGGATCCGAGGGTCGGCGGGGTGATAAACGAACCGAGAACGGGGCGTGGTCGGGTTGGTCCCCGAGCCGCCTCAAGTGAACTTCTCGATCAGGCGAACCCGTCGATCAGGCGAACCTGCCGCTCAGGCGAACTCGTCGATCAGCGCGGGCACCACGTCGAAGAGGTCGCCGACGATCCCGTAGTCGGCGATGTCGAAAATGGGCGCGTTCGGGTCGGTGTTGATCGCGATTATCGTGTCCGATCCCTTCATGCCGGCGACGTGTTGGACCGCGCCGGAGATGCCGATCGCGAGGTACACGTCCGGCGTGACGACCTTCCCCGACTGGCCGACCTGCCGGTTCTTCGGCAGCCAGCCGTTGTCGACGATCGGTCGGGAGGCCGACAGCGTCGCCCCGAGCGCCTCCGCGAGCTCCTCAACCAGCTCCAAGTTCTCCTCCTCTTCGATGCCGCGACCGACGGACACGAGCACGTCGGCGTCCGCGATGTCGACGTCGCCCCCGCCGACCTCCTCGAACCCCGTGACGCGGGCTCCCGACTCTGGGAAGTCGATCTCGGCCGTCTCGACGGTCGCGTCGCCGACCCCCTCCGCGGGCGGCCACTCGCCGCCGCGGACCGTGAGCACGAACCGGTCGCCGGCGACGTCGACGGTCGTCTCGACCTTCGAGCCGTACATCTCGCGGGTGACGGTGAGTCCGTCCTCGTAGTCGATCCCGACCGCGTCGGTCACGAGCGTGACGCCGAGATCCTCGGCGAGCGCGGGCGCGTAGTCGAGCCCGTTGACGGAGTTCGGCAGCACCACCGCGCCGGCGTCGAGCCGGTCGGCGAGCTCCGCGGCCGCCGTCTGGTAGGCGTTGTGGTCGAACTCCT belongs to Halorubrum sp. DM2 and includes:
- a CDS encoding electron transfer flavoprotein subunit alpha/FixB family protein — encoded protein: MMSVLVVAEHRRGDLRDVSYEAITAGRALADERGSDLHVAVIGGDVDAFAADLNREGVDAVHAVDDGEEFDHNAYQTAAAELADRLDAGAVVLPNSVNGLDYAPALAEDLGVTLVTDAVGIDYEDGLTVTREMYGSKVETTVDVAGDRFVLTVRGGEWPPAEGVGDATVETAEIDFPESGARVTGFEEVGGGDVDIADADVLVSVGRGIEEEENLELVEELAEALGATLSASRPIVDNGWLPKNRQVGQSGKVVTPDVYLAIGISGAVQHVAGMKGSDTIIAINTDPNAPIFDIADYGIVGDLFDVVPALIDEFA
- a CDS encoding replication factor C small subunit; its protein translation is MSEGDEQTAATATGREIWIEKYRPQTLDDIHGQEEIVERLQSYIAQDDVPHLLFSGPAGIGKTTAATAIAREIYGEDNWRGNFLELNASDQRGIDVVRDRIKGFARSSFGGDFRIVFLDEADSLTDDAQSALRRTMEQFSDNTRFILSCNYSSKIIDPIQSRCAVFRFSPLSDEAVGGMVREIAAAEEIEVTDAGVDALVYAADGDMRRAINSLQAAATTGDIVDEEAVYAITATARPEEIESMVTDALNGDFARARSTLDTLLTETGMAGGDVIDQLHRSVWEFELSEREAVRLMERIGEADYRIAEGANEQVQLESLLAALSLDEE